One part of the Aricia agestis chromosome Z, ilAriAges1.1, whole genome shotgun sequence genome encodes these proteins:
- the LOC121738432 gene encoding protein virilizer, which translates to MASEQPDLLFFDTFSHDTSEELNLDLVQFPKSVFVREIRIIPLGARVEGDFPGGVRLGATNPTKFHIDFFVNDLSKPGASTFEALGSLEYCQNGQIHMECSNDAEQPRIPTDGLVLRGFYTTITLAVYGTLTQVVPDTPAIVNQPPPTQRPVSREASSLPANVSQTTEWNQEASNPIPALPYAANVATSNPDAYGPNQYPENYDSQVYRNEYYPNEAPKDPRTYHHIEDAEWEKDRQDIPCERDADRLRLSPRSLELERDRERREGRSRRRSLDRGRSRETSRHRDRSRDLDRLDRLRSRSRSRDRDYVVKGEYRPLSRSRSRSIDRDWDRGSYKKDDYRRHRDSSYDRSRAGSYEPRSPYDKRAPSYERKLGYDKRSPYDARSSSFERRAPSPYDRKRHSPYRVRGSSYGSRSPSRDDPRKRPRTPPGESRRPLSPRDGDAASPINSVRSEEPPEYDRTGKLVPRIDYYHPNYRHKSSIRSPSQEADPAFAEQPHTSLVTVPIVDTAKSVETPGRNPEDESVDAEPFEPILSDEDICDDLDDRTYMDVDYDAKEYCGVDDIIKYYNPLKDEWKKYTYVNIPYLLSNDKNVKDVTSAGFDVLCGASVGLSKIHDITRGAKKREQKFFCNTFLDIDNSSREDWVHQCELLYVPLTNLCKNTDIVLRIFRSDDEEDACDEFVDIYNLLVTFCRIGLNFEFALAQQQPTYKIRHMKCGVRLVEALMAHRHSGQVMRRLLDNGIDIPMQLLEMYSKEYMALSLRLMILKSLNACLSSKVAIDRFMQNSMFPKFDKNDNSRRPMNGYQALIAMMQCNPLGRIKFSLSALIKKLNIYEALAKLHALVINFSKTTSEKESEESELPESDVNFIVDSMEEILYTYRSQCFHLSQPKRFLPASAQFEISKECSNEILLEFFDIHNILETFVYLLSCPSTCNNLAVTSPIHDLIFELVNTPNGLEFLYEKMVASEILFKILIHPDGQQSPEETAYPHDSNLSNYSDLQILGLELAYRLKAMYYLRSICDAQAGKPDDNELIDRLQALYCLSFGCVGRTAVPAVVVMGDNAECLMAVFESDPKTRSRTESPSKQRSPAKGYAIELIVSAVRFAADVPFLKKYGQRLIDVSREHDRFEPSVSSVLQEVIPYLKPVEKSDVLAGEDLAECVEILKAGLEHSADLPGELTTCLRILRHYCISDYDRNSPIVCESPTEEYVELKYKYNVLQLFSLDGVAHIAGILDRLASHFDQPSMHTSLFASVRGLQLAQLLVPSLRLLDEMLVRVVRCRGPRFRDLTAAPILLRTYGIAKSFPLGCIGSRTAERAAEAAVRALLAYAQPVADDAKDGESIRRGLWTSLCSEVIQYTMTAPCTFAAGLLVFSELLPLPLPLQTRVEPTARELADAANERRLWSAHLHALANDLVDMIQVICMSTYRPVAHMLRRVCVQVADLAPNTASVVARAAVGAVVRELGADRKTGEVKETGDVRKTGETGAAKEVEVLGAGTGAGLARALGLLACLLSHAPVKCAVLHVMASGGPKANDLQLALCTVLTKSPSSGEHAAAQECAAHALAALCDGEVTLSPHTEPEAVVGNSLPSREALATLLDATADCLAGEKTAAVASSILRAYFVLTEHEYGFTQFKKFVTRKRAALGKFFRWALEAGEERAECLALYLDLIRILRAEEGEGPGGRRGVLTPGEMADMVEYSNEDAHPALSLEKTLKERNADEEVVSNATFLVTHLQKLPESEEAVAAAGGAAELVPPPPQPLAAQWAGRTLRCGHAPHERLTAGYWLTVPPPPAEDDVALDLVSCDIMELAQALLGGGAGGGAELAAGLRRLAGVPDARQDTVADDKRPAVALARARDDAFRSRPPNTSRPPSLHVDDFTALQHAPRARHYTPQHQTQHQLARGSRRFGNATPVPGHYRHLRGRGAWEMGGGQHFAGHFPPSQQYGMGGVGWGGGRMARGPRHRSFMR; encoded by the exons ATGGCGTCTGAACAGCCGGATTTGCTGTTTTTCGACACATTTTCCCACGATACTAGCGAG GAATTGAATTTAGATTTGGTTCAGTTTCCGAAGTCTGTGTTTGTGCGGGAAATACGAATCATACCACTCGGTGCCCGGGTGGAGGGAGACTTTCCTGGTGGGGTGCGACTGGGTGCCACCAACCCCACTAAGTTTCACATTGACTTCTTTGTGAATGACCTCAGTAAGCCCGGAGCTTCAACATTTGAGGCCCTGGGCAGCCTGGAGTACTGCCAGAATGGACAGATACACATGGAGTGTAGTAATGATGCAGAGCAGCCGAGGATTCCTACCGATGGCCTCGTTTTGAGAG gTTTCTACACAACAATAACTTTAGCTGTTTATGGCACTCTGACACAAGTGGTTCCGGATACACCGGCAATCGTCAACCAGCCTCCCCCAACCCAGAGACCAGTGTCCAGGGAGGCCAGCTCCTTGCCGGCCAACGTTTCCCAGACAACCGAGTGGAACCAGGAGGCCTCGAACCCTATACCCGCCCTCCCCTACGCGGCCAACGTCGCCACGAGCAATCCCGACGCGTACGGGCCCAATCAGTATCCAGAAAATTACGACAGCCAAGTATACAGAAATGAATACTACCCCAACGAAGCTCCCAAGGATCCTCGAACCTACCATCACATCGAGGACGCCGAGTGGGAGAAGGATAGGCAGGATATTCCTTGCGAAAGAGACGCCGATAGATTGCGGCTAAGCCCCAGATCTCTGGAGTTGGAAAGGGACAGGGAGAGGCGGGAGGGGCGAAGCCGGCGGCGCTCTCTCGACAGAGGGCGGAGTCGCGAGACGTCCCGACACAGGGATCGAAGCCGGGACCTCGACAGGCTGGACCGCCTGCGGTCTCGGTCACGTAGTCGGGACCGGGACTATGTGGTTAAGGGGGAGTACCGGCCCCTCAGCCGCTCGCGCTCCCGCAGCATCGACCGCGACTGGGACCGCGGCTCCTACAAGAAGGACGACTACCGCCGCCACCGCGACTCCTCCTACGACCGCTCCCGCGCCGGCTCCTACGAGCCCCGCTCGCCCTATGACAAACGAGCGCCGTCCTACGAGCGCAAACTCGGCTACGACAAGCGATCACCGTACGACGCGAGAAGCTCGTCCTTCGAGCGACGCGCGCCATCGCCCTATGACAGAAAGCGCCACTCGCCGTACCGCGTGCGAGGCTCCAGCTACGGCAGTCGGTCGCCCAGCCGAGATGACCCGAGGAAGCGGCCCCGGACTCCGCCCGGTGAGAGCAGGCGGCCTCTGTCCCCGCGCGACGGGGACGCCGCGAGCCCCATCAACTCCGTGCGGTCGGAGGAGCCCCCCGAGTATGACAGAACCGGAAAACTCGTCCCGCGCATCGACTACTACCATCCCAACTACAGGCACAAGAGCTCCATCCGCAGCCCCTCGCAGGAGGCGGACCCGGCGTTCGCCGAGCAGCCGCACACCAGCCTGGTCACTGTGCCCATCGTCGACACCGCGAAGTCGGTCGAAACTCCCGGCCGGAATCCCGAGGACGAGTCCGTGGACGCGGAGCCGTTCGAGCCGATCCTGTCCGACGAGGACATCTGCGACGATCTCGACGACCGCACATACATGGACGTCGACTACGACGCGAAGGAGTACTGCGGCGTCGACGACATCATAAAGTACTACAACCCTTTGAAGGACGAGTGGAAAAAATACACCTACGTGAACATACCTTACTTGCTGTCGAACGATAAAAACGTCAAAGACGTAACGAGCGCCGGCTTCGACGTGCTGTGCGGTGCGAGCGTCGGTCTGTCCAAAATACACGACATCACCCGAGGCGCTAAGAAGCGCGAGCAGAAATTCTTCTGCAACACGTTCTTGGACATCGACAACTCGTCGCGGGAGGACTGGGTTCACCAGTGCGAGCTCCTCTACGTTCCGCTGACTAACCTGTGCAAAAATACCGACATAGTCCTGCGAATATTCCGCTCCGACGACGAGGAGGACGCCTGCGACGAGTTTGTCGACATCTACAATTTGCTGGTGACGTTCTGTCGAATCGGCTTGAACTTCGAATTCGCGCTCGCTCAGCAGCAACCGACGTACAAGATCCGGCACATGAAGTGCGGCGTTCGCCTGGTCGAGGCCCTGATGGCTCACCGGCACAGCGGTCAGGTAATGAGGCGTCTGCTGGACAATGGTATCGACATACCCATGCAACTCCTGGAGATGTACTCCAAGGAGTACATGGCCCTGAGTCTCCGGCTCATGATCTTGAAGTCGTTGAACGCCTGCTTGTCTTCCAAGGTTGCGATCGACCGTTTCATGCAAAACTCCATGTTCCCAAAATTCGATAAGAACGATAATTCCAGGCGACCGATGAACGGCTACCAGGCGCTGATCGCGATGATGCAGTGCAACCCGTTGGGCAGGATAAAGTTTTCCCTGAGCGCCCTCATAAAGAAACTGAACATATACGAGGCGCTGGCGAAGCTCCACGCGCTCGTTATAAACTTCAGTAAAACCACATCGGAGAAAGAATCTGAAGAATCCGAGTTACCCGAAAGCGACGTCAACTTCATAGTCGACTCGATGGAGGAGATCCTTTACACGTACCGCTCCCAGTGCTTCCATCTCTCGCAACCTAAACGTTTCCTTCCCGCGTCGGCCCAGTTCGAAATAAGCAAGGAGTGCTCCAACGAAATACTTCTCGAGTTCTTCGACATTCACAATATTCTAGAAACTTTCGTTTACCTCCTGAGCTGCCCGTCGACCTGCAACAACCTGGCGGTCACCAGCCCCATCCACGACCTCATCTTCGAGCTGGTCAACACGCCCAACGGCCTCGAGTTTCTGTACGAAAAGATGGTGGCGAGCGAGATCCTGTTCAAAATTCTGATTCACCCGGACGGGCAGCAGAGCCCAGAGGAGACCGCCTACCCACATGACAGCAACCTGAGCAATTACAGCGACCTGCAAATTCTCGGCCTCGAACTGGCGTACCGGCTCAAGGCGATGTACTACCTGCGGTCAATCTGCGACGCGCAAGCGGGGAAGCCCGACGACAACGAGCTGATCGACCGCCTCCAGGCGCTGTACTGCCTCAGCTTCGGCtgcgtcggccggaccgccgtCCCCGCCGTCGTCGTCATGGGCGACAACGCCGAGTGCCTCATGGCGGTCTTCGAGAGCGACCCGAAGACGAGGAGCAGGACCGAGTCCCCGTCCAAGCAACGGTCCCCCGCGAAGGGCTACGCCATCGAGCTGATCGTCTCGGCGGTGCGGTTCGCCGCCGACGTCCCCTTCCTGAAGAAGTACGGGCAGAGGCTGATCGATGTGTCCCGGGAGCACGACAGGTTCGAGCCGAGCGTGTCCAGCGTGTTACAGGAGGTCATCCCGTACCTGAAACCGGTCGAGAAAAGCGACGTGCTGGCCGGGGAGGACCTCGCCGAGTGCGTGGAGATACTCAAGGCCGGACTCGAGCACTCGGCGGACCTGCCCGGCGAGCTGACCACGTGCCTGCGGATTCTCCGCCACTATTGCATCTCCGACTACGACAGGAACTCCCCCATCGTGTGCGAGTCGCCCACCGAGGAGTACGTCGAGCTGAAGTACAAGTACAACGTGCTGCAGCTGTTCTCGCTGGATGGCGTCGCCCACATCGCGGGGATCCTGGACCGCCTGGCGAGCCACTTCGACCAGCCGAGCATGCACACTTCGCTGTTCGCGTCAGTCCGAGGCCTGCAGCTGGCGCAGCTGCTCGTGCCGAGCCTGCGATTGCTCGACGAGATGCTGGTGCGGGTGGTGCGGTGCCGCGGGCCGCGCTTCCGGGACCTCACCGCCGCGCCGATCCTGCTCAGGACGTACGGCATCGCGAAGTCCTTCCCGCTGGGCTGCATCGGCTCCAGGACGGCCGAGCGCGCGGCGGAGGCGGCGGTGCGGGCGCTGCTGGCATACGCGCAGCCCGTGGCCGACGATGCGAAGGACGGGGAGTCGATCCGGCGCGGGCTGTGGACGTCCCTGTGCTCGGAGGTGATCCAGTACACGATGACGGCGCCGTGCACGTTTGCGGCGGGGCTGCTGGTGTTCTCGGAGCtgctgccgctgccgctgccgctgcagACGCGCGTGGAGCCGACGGCGCGTGAGCTGGCCGACGCCGCCAACGAGCGCCGCCTGTGGTCCGCCCATCTGCACGCGCTCGCCAACGACCTCGTCGATATGATACAG GTGATCTGCATGTCGACCTATCGTCCCGTGGCTCACATGCTGCGGCGCGTGTGCGTGCAAGTAGCGGACCTCGCTCCTAACACAGCGTCGGTCGTCGCGCGTGCGGCCGTCGGAGCCGTCGTTAGAGAACTCGGTGCAGACCGGAAGACCGGGGAAGTCAAAGAGACTGGAGACGTCCGGAAGACCGGAGAGACCGGGGCGGCCAAAGAGGTGGAAGTTTTAGGGGCGGGGACGGGGGCGGGGCTAGCGCGCGCGCTCGGCCTCCTTGCGTGTTTGTTGTCGCACGCGCCCGTCAAGTGTGCCGTGCTACATGTCATGGCCAGCGGCGGACCGAAGGCTAACGACCTGCAG TTGGCGCTATGCACGGTGCTGACTAAGTCGCCCAGCTCGGGCGAGCACGCGGCCGCTCAGGAGTGCGCCGCGCACGCACTGGCGGCGCTGTGCGACGGCGAGGTGACGCTGTCGCCACATACCGAGCCCGAAGCCGTCGTCGGCAACTCGCTCCCGAGCCGGGAAGCCCTGGCGACGTTACTCGACGCCACTGCCGATTGTCTCGCCGGTGAGAAGACTGCCGCCGTAGCCTCGTCCATACTCCGCGCGTACTTTGTGCTGACCGAACACGAGTACGGTTTTACGCAGTTCAAGAAGTTTGTAACGCGGAAACGGGCGGCCCTCGGCAAGTTCTTCAG GTGGGCGCTCGAAGCAGGCGAGGAGCGCGCAGAATGCCTCGCGCTATACCTAGACCTGATCAGGATATTACGGGCGGAGGAGGGTGAGGGGCCGGGCGGGAGGCGGGGCGTCCTCACGCCGGGCGAGATGGCCGACATGGTGGAGTACTCAAACGAGGACGCCCATCCGGCGTTGAGTCTGGAGAAGACTTTGAAG GAGCGCAACGCCGACGAGGAGGTAGTATCAAATGCGACGTTCCTCGTCACCCATCTCCAGAAACTACCGGAGAGCGAGGAGGCAGTGGCGGCCGCCGGGGGCGCGGCAGAGCTAGTTCCGCCCCCGCCGCAGCCTCTGGCGGCGCAGTGGGCGGGGCGCACGCTGCGGTGCGGGCACGCGCCGCACGAGCGTCTCACTGCCGGCTACTGGCTCACCGTGCCGCCGCCGCCAGCTGAAGACGACGTTGCGCTTGACTTA GTATCGTGCGACATCATGGAGTTAGCTCAGGCGCTGCTagggggcggggcggggggcggggcggagCTGGCGGCGGGGCTGCGGCGGCTGGCGGGCGTGCCCGACGCGCGCCAGGACACAGTGGCCGACGACAAGCGGCCGGCGGTGGCGCTCGCTCGCGCCCGCGACGACGCCTTCCGCTCCCGCCCGCCCAACACCTCCCGCCCGCCTAGCCTGCACGTCGACGACTTCACCGCCCTGCAGCACGCGCCCCGAGCGAGACATTACACGCCCCAGCACCAGACGCAGCATCAGCTCGCCAG AGGGTCTCGGAGGTTCGGCAACGCGACGCCCGTGCCCGGACACTACCGCCATCT TCGCGGTCGCGGCGCGTGGGAGATGGGCGGCGGGCAGCACTTCGCCGGACACTTCCCCCCCTCGCAGCAGTACGGCATgg GTGGCGTGGGTTGGGGCGGCGGGCGCATGGCGCGGGGGCCGCGACATCGCTCCTTCATGCGCTGA